The following coding sequences lie in one Myxococcales bacterium genomic window:
- a CDS encoding decaprenyl-phosphate phosphoribosyltransferase gives MKLRRALIRMLRPHQWVKNLFVLMPAVFAKELLIREVVIRALFAFVGFSLAASAIYILNDLVDRKADRVHPVKCHRPIASGAIGPGMAATVAGLLLVGAIGIGFTINGAFVLFTLAYIGLNVAYSLRLKNIAYVDVICIATGFELRVLAGSVAVNVAPSGYLLVVTFVLALFLAFGKRFHELIQGKAAVRQRESLRGYNSGLAQGALYTTGGLTIIAYAAYTLDPSTQHFFQTGYLFLTTLFVAFGIARFNFLIRHKNTAESPTEKMLTDIPFLMNILLWGACVVILIY, from the coding sequence ATGAAGCTGCGACGGGCCCTCATTCGGATGCTTCGCCCTCATCAATGGGTGAAAAATTTATTTGTGTTGATGCCCGCGGTCTTCGCCAAAGAGCTGCTCATCCGCGAAGTCGTGATCCGCGCACTTTTCGCATTTGTTGGTTTCAGCCTGGCTGCCAGTGCCATTTACATACTGAATGATCTCGTTGACCGAAAAGCCGATCGCGTGCATCCCGTCAAATGCCATCGGCCCATTGCCAGTGGCGCTATCGGTCCCGGGATGGCAGCGACAGTCGCTGGATTACTTCTGGTTGGTGCCATTGGAATTGGCTTCACGATCAATGGCGCGTTCGTGTTGTTTACACTCGCATATATCGGGCTAAATGTCGCGTACAGTTTACGCCTAAAAAATATCGCCTACGTGGATGTGATCTGCATCGCCACTGGGTTTGAACTGCGTGTGCTCGCGGGGTCGGTCGCGGTCAATGTGGCGCCTTCTGGTTATCTGTTGGTGGTCACCTTTGTCTTGGCGCTTTTCTTAGCCTTCGGGAAGCGCTTTCATGAGCTGATTCAGGGTAAAGCGGCTGTCCGACAAAGGGAGTCGCTGCGCGGCTATAACAGCGGATTAGCTCAAGGCGCACTCTACACAACGGGCGGGTTAACCATCATTGCATATGCCGCATACACCCTAGATCCAAGTACCCAACATTTTTTTCAAACGGGGTATTTGTTTCTCACCACCCTGTTTGTCGCATTTGGCATCGCACGCTTCAATTTTCTCATTCGACACAAGAACACCGCAGAAAGTCCGACAGAGAAGATGCTGACCGACATCCCGTTTTTGATGAATATTCTCTTGTGGGGCGCATGTGTGGTCATCTTGATTTATTAA
- a CDS encoding FHA domain-containing protein, with protein MSHDQISKRLRQFHCRDYLWDLFQQMSAELECSADYLINEAMRQYARGYQEGEVSKASLQQSISPSPQATGSSSGNIPALGALRSSRASFSTGALPLPPPPPARPAYGPSSPQRPSYPGDTAPLSKKSWRPGSPSSASHSSPGSLASEQPPYGSSMDPAFPEPASLRAGTRPNLYVIYNGQQIPVTKDEFIIGRGSKSSDLTIKDGNISRRHAAIVFENGAYYLKDLGSTNGVEYQGRRIGGKRIDEGDLFSICDYEIRFTYR; from the coding sequence ATGAGCCACGATCAAATATCCAAGCGTTTGCGACAGTTTCATTGCCGGGACTATCTCTGGGACCTTTTCCAGCAAATGAGTGCGGAGCTTGAATGTTCTGCGGATTATCTTATCAACGAGGCCATGAGGCAGTACGCGCGCGGGTATCAGGAAGGAGAGGTATCTAAAGCGTCTTTGCAACAAAGCATCTCGCCCTCGCCGCAAGCCACTGGATCTTCATCGGGCAATATTCCGGCGCTTGGCGCGCTACGCTCCTCACGCGCATCATTTTCGACAGGCGCGCTTCCCTTGCCGCCTCCACCTCCTGCCCGACCTGCATATGGACCCTCGTCCCCCCAGAGACCCAGCTACCCGGGGGATACCGCACCTCTTTCAAAGAAGAGTTGGCGTCCTGGATCTCCAAGCTCTGCCTCGCACAGCAGTCCCGGGTCTCTAGCCTCCGAGCAGCCACCCTATGGCTCTTCCATGGACCCCGCTTTCCCTGAACCGGCATCTCTAAGAGCAGGGACGCGACCCAATCTCTATGTGATTTACAATGGGCAACAGATACCAGTCACCAAAGATGAGTTTATCATTGGTCGAGGCTCAAAAAGTTCAGATCTCACCATTAAAGATGGGAATATTTCTCGTCGCCATGCTGCCATTGTCTTTGAAAACGGCGCTTATTATCTCAAGGATTTAGGGAGCACCAACGGTGTTGAATATCAAGGGCGACGCATCGGCGGCAAACGGATAGATGAAGGAGATCTTTTTTCTATTTGTGATTACGAGATACGATTTACCTATCGTTGA